In Vespa velutina chromosome 1, iVesVel2.1, whole genome shotgun sequence, the genomic stretch CATATGatcatttcaaattttcttatatttttaaatgataacgcatattccatatttttttcttctttcttttctttttatcttttcgtttttgtttaaatGTAGCATAATgtcataaaaataagaattgcGAGAGGCTGTCTCAGACtgttatacatttatatatatgtgcaatataaatcaaggaaatgaaaaaacaaaaaaaaaaaaaaaaaaagaaatagcacGATTGTTAATAACGGCATTCACAATAATATTTCTGGATTTTTTGGTTGTttgtctgtttctttctttcattaatacaTGTTGTGCATATTTGAAGAGCATGCTGTGTCGTTTAATCGCAATTACAGTTTAATCATgaactttgaaaattattatatatatggcaTTCGCATTATGTCGAATTTTATGAGCGTCTGCTGGGTTGTGCGATTAGCAAAagcttcaaaaaaaaaaaaaaaaaaaaaaaaaaaaaaaaaaaaatatatatatatatatataaagatgatattatctattaacTTACAGAACGATgtgacaaaaatataattgccGATAAAATTGTGTTAACTTATTAGTTATCATTTGTGCaagtgcaatttttttttactgtttcATTAAACTTCAATACTTGTATTAAATTATGTCTCGCGCGCGCAACTATTTCAGCaactaataattttctaaagtttgattaaatgtttttttgtatcttttttattttatttattttttttttttacttttgtatttttatttttttttttttttttttttttattttattttatttttttttttttctttaatgcaATTcctatatcaatatttattatagttgaagtttaaaaattaacaatttattatagataaataatattgtgtatataatttCAGTTCATCTGGAATAATAAGAGCAACACTTAagttatcaatatttttgtttttttttttttcctttttctatgtatatatatatatatgaatatttagaAATCACTTTTACCGGTTTCATAAAACGTtacaaacaattaatatttctttttatattttaaattccaTAAAAATTCGCAATAACAACTGCAAGTAATAATGAAGCATATATATGAGAAGATTTCAACAAAATTAAACACGTTTATAATCTTTGATAAAGATAGTGGTCATAGCGCTGATATTTATTCCTGGTTGGATATAGGCGCTCTCCTTTGTAGATTGGTAagcatagaaataaaaatgaaacattaaatgaatattttttactcgAATGATTCAAAGACCTTAATTGTTCGATACAAGACACAGCCATGCACTTAGAATTATAATCAAGCGGGCTTCTCACCGATGCAGTCACAGCccaattatcataaattagcATATgcatattacaaataaatagcAGGCAATTTGGTAGActgatatatttctaattatagaattatatgtattaaataaaactatcACGAGTGACAGTATtgatatagatacatatgtttatgataattaaattataataaatttcatatatactatcgtatataattatttttaatatttcaaactcACTCTtttctgtgtttttttttcgcgcaattttttcgatatataacgTTTGTTCCAATATCATACGCACGCAATGCGCACTTAAGATTAATAGGAATgggtttaataaatatacaaaattgtattaactattatatttataacaaaagtGTACTTTGACCGTTTGGAAtttgataacaaaaataatgtatgGGTATTTGAACATAAATtgtaatacaaaagaaattatatatatatatttatatatatgtatatatatttcatatatatatgtgtatatatatgaaaagaattaagatataatataaatagaactAAATCTATGTTCCTTCATCGAGACAATTTAACATTATGTTTAACATAAAATGTAATTGTGACGAAATTACTTAAATCATAATAAGGAATAATTTcttcaaagataaaattattaacaatattctATAGAACGGAATCGTACTAACATTGTAATAATcacttagaaaataattatgtcTTCATTATATCACACACAAGATATTTAATCCACAACACTattgtctgtttttttttcttttcttttatattactgATGAGATAGAaacatactttttttatagTGCATAATAAACACTTATAGGAAACATATTTCACACTAAATCATGCACACTATTATTAGAAACTGATAGAAAAAATACCCGAATAAAATTTCGGCTATGGCAAAAATTGCTGCAGTATATTGCGCATGATAGAATTATAAAGAACACTTTTCCATGTAAAAGGGACTAGTGCGATAAATCGTTGAAGTCTGATCTACAGGCAGCCATCTTATCTGGCAAAACATTAAAGTATTAGATATTGTATCTACAGTAATGCAcacatataaaattgtatgctaatatatgtgcatatatatatatatatatatatgtgtgtgtacgtatatatatatatatgtatgtatatatatatatgtatgtataaagatAGGATTTGCAAAAAATCTTAAATACTTAATTATCGATCTAGTAAGAagcaattttacttttatttcgtaaattaGATAGAATTTTGGCTTAGAAGATAGTTAAAAGGTGGCTTAACACACTTTAATAATACGAAAGTAATacataaaatagtaataatgatcaaaaaatagtaattaatgaatgttaataaaaaatgggttatatacattcatatttgAAAAGTATGTAAGATATTAAATGCAACAACCTATGAAAGTCTTACAATATGtaagaaatatcaatatatttatattatgaaataactGAACCACACCAAGAGGATAGGAATTGCTTTTCCCATAGTTATACTATATGATGCAGTCATTCATGCTTCATTAATCAGAAAAAGTGTCAAGCGCAATGCAAAGCACCtctgacaataaaaatattactacaATTACTCCGTATTTTTCTCCATTAATtcgtataatattacatttcgcgattatatttattatttagtattTCTACTGTCAGAATAATACTAAAACTAaggcatataaatataatataaattaattttcaactaCTTACCTCGACTTTGATTATATCCAGCCTGCCAACCTGCATAATATGCTGCTTTCTGTTTTCCATGTTCTTCCGCGATCTTTACACTGAGTCTTTCTGAACCACCTTCTGGAATTGTACCATGAAGCTGTGCAATTGCTTCTTGTGCTTCTTCACGTTTGTCAAATCTTTGAAAACAGAATCATatcatcaataaaattaattttatttgcttAAGCTCAATTAAATTTCCAGTGGAATTtacaaatatctttaaaatcttCTATGTAAATaactttcataaaaaatatattagctAATGAACTTCTTAGTAATTACTCTTATGTAAGGAAATCATTAATGGTATTCTATATTCAGTCTATATTCAGTTAGTGACATACTTTTGATACTATTTTCAACAACAAAGCTATTCTATACAACCTGAATTTTCAGTTATATGTATCTCAACAGTTAACTAGGTCAATCGTAAAGacataaaattgaaattatagtGGTCAAGCcaaaaatcgtataaaaatactttGGCAGAAAATATCTTATGTATAGTAAATAAATGTGTATTATGTACGAACTTAGGTTGCATAATGATACAATTAGTCTCATTTCAAACAGCTGTTACTCTTGAATAAGATccaattttctatattatcaaATTCACATATGCATTATAAAAGTTGACTTATATTGCATAAACAGATTTTTTCCAATAAGTTAAGTAATGGTagatagtatatattaatgctataatttatagtatataattttcatgtaTTAACTCATTAACTCACCTTACAAAGGCTACACCTCTTGGTAAGCCAGTCAATTTAtccttcaaaatatttttttgcacTATATTCCCAAATTTGCTAAATATATCATCGATTTGACTTTCCGTTATATTtctgtgagaaaaaaaaattaaaaaatattaaactaaGAACAAGTTCGTATCTTTTTTACAATtcaataactattattactacttgaaactaattgaaatataatttgtgCATTTGAAACATACCTTGGTAAATTAGTCACATAgagatttgtttcttttatctcttctccAGAAGGACGTGCAAAGGATACCTTTAACCGCTTATTTTGTACTTGAAGACCATTTAATGTGTTTATAGCAGTAATAGCATCTTCAGCCtttgtataatttacaaaGCCAAAACCATAGCTGTATCCGGTCTATAAGagtaaaaaatcaaatatttatattaaagtttaACACTTTGAGAATGATTTATGCAAATGTATAACTACTTGACATACTTTGTAATCTTTCATGACACGACATGATTCAACAGGTCCTATCGTCACAAATAAGCTGTAGAGATCCTTCTCCGTCATACTTTGTGGAAGATAGTTGATAATCAAATTTGTCCGCGGCTCGTCATTGCCTTTGGTCTGCTGTTGCgattgttgctgctgctgctgctgctgctgctgctgctgctgttctAGCTGATCGGTCATTTTGTTATACTGTCCAAAATCTTCACCTTGGTTTAGGACTTGGTTCAGACGTCACTGTCAGAGCAACACTACCAATTCCAAATTTCCTGGTTGGGATTGCTGTGTACTCCGACTGATTTAGCCCAGTGAAACCATCGACGGGGTCggcaaatacaaaaaatataaacaaattcattaCTACGTCTTCCCCGTGCAATGCCATGATCGTCGATCGGTCTGTGCCCTTGAATGTTTTCACTTTCTtaagtaatttaaaataaatagaaaataaatgtgcATATGTATGATGGCAGACCTGTGtacaagaaacaaaaaacaaaggcAAGTAAGGACCAAACAGAATTAACTggcataaatgaaaaaagaagccCAAAATATATTGCACGTTCCTTGtaaagtatgtacatacagaGATAAGTTAAAACttccattattaataataaaaatgaactaAATCGTCTCGTAAATAAACcctttataacttttataaattttgatcatatttttcatataacttatataacttataattattaaatgataaaataaagaaattattattctgcAATCCTCAGAAAGGGCTTGGAACGGTTATAATTCAAGCATGAAGAAGAAGCACGGTTAACATAGTTTGTGGAGTCTTATGAAGCGTAACTATTatcgaatcgatattatttaacaacaaTGCTCTCGTGTAACGTTAACTATTCCGAACTATATTGTTGAATGAACTAAAACAAACTCACtcgtaatatttatgaagTTTGCTCGCGCTCGTGTGTTTgacttataaaaaatttgtaacgtataaattttcattatgaaagaaaacagGAAGGAAAGGGACAAGTCCGAGAAAACGGAAGCTTATCGAGGGGCGCTTTACCGACGTTTACGAATCACCGAACAAATCCTTATACGTTTAAAATAAGCGTCTTGCCGTTATGATTTTATAGGTTATAATTGAAGGAAGAATTGtttacaatataattctttGCCCTTATTCCGACGAACCCCGGGAAAAGCGAATGGCCCGGCGAATTCGTGAATCGACCAAGCTGTCAGgaggatggaaagagaaagagggggaaaggGCAATGAAGGGGGATGAAAGGAGGGAAGAAGAGCGCGGGATTGTGACGCATAGAGGAAGAGGGAACAAAGTGAATGTGTGTCTtgtgtgtaaaagagagagagagagagagagagagagagagagagagagagaaagagagagagagagagagagagagagaaagaaagaaagaaagaaagaaagagagagaaagagaaagagagagagatatacataCCACGAAAATGGAGCACCGTTGAAACGATAGAGGGAGCGAAGGAGAAGAGCGAGTAAGATGCTAAAGGTTTCGCCACTCGCAAAGAAGCACGAAACAGTGGTGGATAGTGGTAGACGATCCGTCCAAAGCAGCGCACGCTCACTTGTATCACGCACACGCGTATTTCCAAGAGAATACAACTTAGCGCTCGCGTACAATTATGTAAGCGCCTTTCACCATTGTAGAAACACGCGTCGAAAAATTATCGGTTCACGCGAATTTTATAAGTATAACTACCGCGTTTTCTTCTCCACGCACTCTCGTCGTCCCCGCGCACCACGGTCGTAAACGTTACGATGAATAGAGATAGCACGGAAacggaagagagaaggatggagggagaaagagagagatagagagagagagagacagagagagagagagagagagaaaaagagagagagagagagaaagaaaagaaagaaagaaactgagAGAGAttaagagtgaaagagaaggaaaagaagagagaaagataatataaaatagctCCAAAAAGACACTCGGAATGAAATGATGCAGCACGCGCGGACGCTCAAAAGACAATGTAAAGCAACGCGCGTACGTGAACGCACCGAGCCTACACTGAGCCCAGCCCTGACCTACCTCTTTCTCGCTTCCTCGCTTGCTCCTACAACACCCTCTTGCGGCACGCGGTCCTACTAACTGCTACCATCTATATCTCCCCACTCTACTGCACGTGATACCATCAATGCTACTAACGCATGCGTGCG encodes the following:
- the LOC124956531 gene encoding sex-lethal homolog isoform X3, with protein sequence MTDQLEQQQQQQQQQQQQQSQQQTKGNDEPRTNLIINYLPQSMTEKDLYSLFVTIGPVESCRVMKDYKTGYSYGFGFVNYTKAEDAITAINTLNGLQVQNKRLKVSFARPSGEEIKETNLYVTNLPRNITESQIDDIFSKFGNIVQKNILKDKLTGLPRGVAFVRFDKREEAQEAIAQLHGTIPEGGSERLSVKIAEEHGKQKAAYYAGWQAGYNQSRDKMAACRSDFNDLSH
- the LOC124956531 gene encoding sex-lethal homolog isoform X1, with translation MTDQLEQQQQQQQQQQQQQSQQQTKGNDEPRTNLIINYLPQSMTEKDLYSLFVTIGPVESCRVMKDYKTGYSYGFGFVNYTKAEDAITAINTLNGLQVQNKRLKVSFARPSGEEIKETNLYVTNLPRNITESQIDDIFSKFGNIVQKNILKDKLTGLPRGVAFVRFDKREEAQEAIAQLHGTIPEGGSERLSVKIAEEHGKQKAAYYAGWQAGYNQSRGGGSSGGSSAGGGGGVSGSLSSSAGGRGRGGIGGPPGIGMGIGGGGGGGPGMLGRVAGGGFGPRGAHHGGFIGGGGGPGAMRMEKLHPHRFNPIAKPQRSSFSTNMDTSGRRAVK
- the LOC124956531 gene encoding protein sex-lethal-like isoform X2, with the translated sequence MTDQLEQQQQQQQQQQQQQSQQQTKGNDEPRTNLIINYLPQSMTEKDLYSLFVTIGPVESCRVMKDYKTGYSYGFGFVNYTKAEDAITAINTLNGLQVQNKRLKVSFARPSGEEIKETNLYVTNLPRNITESQIDDIFSKFGNIVQKNILKDKLTGLPRGVAFVRFDKREEAQEAIAQLHGTIPEGGSERLSVKIAEEHGKQKAAYYAGWQAGYNQSRVSKRKGSNMEGVRGQCPLWKGQSKHLHFLFDE